A single Pseudomonas putida DNA region contains:
- the wbpD gene encoding UDP-2-acetamido-3-amino-2,3-dideoxy-D-glucuronate N-acetyltransferase has protein sequence MNHYQHPSAIVDEGAQIGAGSRVWHFVHVCAGARIGAGVSLGQNVFVGNKVVIGDHCKVQNNVSVYDNVTLEEGVFCGPSMVFTNVYNPRSLIERKDQYRDTLVKRGATLGANCTVVCGVTIGEFAFIGAGAVINRDVADYALMVGVPARQIGWMSEYGEQLDLPLSGEAAVTCEHSGATYKLQGNVICKMEVVK, from the coding sequence ATGAACCACTATCAACATCCCAGTGCGATCGTCGATGAGGGCGCCCAGATTGGTGCGGGATCGCGTGTATGGCACTTTGTGCATGTCTGCGCGGGTGCGCGCATTGGAGCAGGCGTTTCCTTGGGGCAAAACGTATTTGTCGGCAACAAGGTAGTTATCGGCGACCACTGTAAAGTGCAAAACAATGTTTCGGTCTATGATAATGTTACTCTTGAAGAGGGTGTATTCTGCGGGCCCAGCATGGTTTTTACCAATGTTTATAACCCGCGATCCTTGATTGAACGTAAAGATCAGTATCGGGACACCTTGGTAAAGCGTGGAGCGACGCTAGGTGCAAACTGCACGGTAGTTTGCGGAGTCACTATTGGTGAATTCGCTTTCATCGGGGCGGGTGCCGTGATAAATCGTGATGTGGCTGACTATGCTCTGATGGTTGGTGTTCCTGCTCGTCAGATCGGTTGGATGAGTGAGTACGGAGAGCAGCTAGATTTACCGTTAAGCGGTGAGGCAGCGGTAACCTGTGAGCACAGCGGTGCAACGTATAAGTTG